The following coding sequences are from one Fimbriimonadia bacterium window:
- a CDS encoding cobalamin B12-binding domain-containing protein — translation MVVATKPIRMVLAKVGLDGHDRGVKVLNRALREAGIEVVYTGLWQTPAAAAKAAMEEDADILGLSLHSAAHNTLVPMVFEEMRARDRGHVPVVVGGIIPPHDVQTLLDCGVAAIFGPEVSLDSIIEQVKALGVRNGRPARLPVTGSPEEWVAQTKRGDLSALGRLLSWIESDASTYEVERLLGSGPTRAVCIGVTGAPGVGKSTLIGQVLREIRRRGLRIGVVAVDPASPLTGGAVLGDRARMAGIAEDPNVFVRSSASRGAMGGLAPTTGAMLRAMDLAGMDALFVETVGAGQNDVEVRKVSATVVLVMMPGAGDDLQLQKAGITEIANVFVVNKSDLPGADVLVAQIRQEISREAKVVKTVASTGEGIPELVDMLLDGRG, via the coding sequence ATGGTAGTGGCGACGAAGCCGATACGGATGGTGTTAGCCAAAGTCGGACTGGACGGACACGACCGGGGAGTCAAGGTGCTCAACCGTGCACTTCGCGAGGCCGGTATCGAGGTAGTGTACACAGGGCTGTGGCAAACCCCCGCTGCAGCCGCGAAAGCCGCCATGGAGGAAGATGCCGACATCCTAGGGCTGAGCCTGCATAGCGCAGCTCATAACACACTGGTACCGATGGTGTTCGAGGAGATGCGGGCACGAGATAGGGGGCATGTTCCGGTGGTGGTGGGTGGCATCATACCGCCGCATGACGTGCAGACCCTACTGGACTGCGGGGTAGCAGCTATCTTCGGCCCCGAAGTGTCGCTGGATTCGATCATCGAGCAAGTCAAGGCACTAGGTGTGCGGAACGGCAGGCCAGCTCGTCTGCCAGTGACCGGCAGCCCGGAGGAGTGGGTGGCGCAGACGAAGAGGGGAGACCTATCGGCACTAGGTAGGCTGCTTTCGTGGATCGAGTCGGACGCTTCGACCTACGAAGTGGAGCGGCTGTTAGGCTCCGGGCCGACCCGCGCTGTTTGCATTGGAGTGACCGGTGCGCCGGGCGTCGGCAAGAGCACGCTTATCGGGCAGGTGCTCCGTGAGATCCGTCGGCGCGGGCTGCGGATTGGCGTGGTAGCAGTGGACCCGGCAAGCCCCCTGACGGGTGGTGCCGTGTTAGGCGACCGCGCGCGTATGGCGGGGATTGCCGAAGACCCCAACGTCTTCGTGCGCTCATCGGCCAGCCGCGGTGCGATGGGTGGTCTCGCACCGACGACCGGTGCCATGCTTCGAGCTATGGACTTGGCAGGGATGGATGCGCTGTTCGTCGAGACGGTGGGTGCCGGGCAGAACGACGTGGAGGTGCGGAAGGTATCGGCAACCGTGGTATTGGTGATGATGCCTGGGGCGGGTGACGACCTGCAGCTTCAGAAGGCCGGCATCACCGAGATTGCCAACGTGTTCGTGGTGAACAAGTCCGACCTGCCGGGCGCGGATGTGCTGGTGGCTCAGATTCGGCAGGAGATCTCGCGCGAGGCGAAGGTGGTGAAAACAGTCGCGTCCACGGGCGAAGGCATCCCGGAGCTGGTGGATATGCTACTGGACGGACGAGGGTAG
- a CDS encoding methylmalonyl-CoA mutase family protein, with translation MVLARGAMATEVTEFEKFLTISGRPVQRVYGPEDVAGIDHDRDIGEPGCFPFTRGIHADMYRGRLWTMRQFAGFGTPHQTNERFKFLIRQGQTGLSTAFDLPTLMGRDSDDPLSRGEVGRCGVAVDTLADFEILFDGIDLGEASVSMTINAPAAIVLAFYIATADKQGVPRDKLRGTCQNDILKEFHAQNEFIYPPAPSLKLVIDTIEFCSNEMPQYNPVSISGYHIREAGSTAAQELAFTIYDGITYAEESIKRGLDKDKFLPRLSFFFNAHNDFFEEIAKYRAARRLWAHLVRDRFGSNNPRSMWLRFHAQTAGCSLYNKQPYVNLMRTAYQAMAAVLGGCQSLHTNSMDETLGLPTENAVTLALRTQQVLAYETGVTNTVDPLGGSYFIERLTKDIEEEAWEYIRRIDEMGGILRAIESGYVRREIADAAYRDSKRVNAQERIVVGVNAFEEDPGPPIEILKIEQAAEDEQVERLRKVKAERNPAAVETALQRIREAARAGENLMPALIEGCKAYPTVGEMARAMEDVFGRYDGGPLW, from the coding sequence ATGGTGCTTGCGAGGGGTGCAATGGCGACCGAAGTAACAGAGTTTGAGAAGTTCCTTACGATCTCCGGACGACCGGTACAGCGCGTGTATGGGCCGGAAGATGTCGCTGGAATAGACCACGACCGCGACATCGGGGAGCCGGGGTGTTTCCCGTTCACACGCGGCATCCACGCCGACATGTATCGGGGCAGACTGTGGACCATGCGGCAGTTCGCGGGGTTCGGAACTCCCCACCAGACGAACGAGCGGTTCAAGTTTCTCATCCGACAGGGGCAGACAGGTCTTTCCACCGCCTTCGACCTGCCGACGCTGATGGGGCGGGATAGTGACGATCCGCTCTCGAGGGGCGAGGTCGGGCGATGTGGCGTCGCGGTGGATACGCTGGCGGATTTCGAAATCCTTTTCGACGGCATCGATCTCGGTGAGGCCAGCGTCTCGATGACCATCAATGCCCCCGCCGCGATCGTACTGGCCTTTTACATCGCGACGGCGGACAAGCAGGGCGTGCCGAGGGACAAGCTGCGTGGTACCTGTCAGAACGACATTCTGAAGGAGTTTCACGCGCAGAACGAGTTCATCTACCCACCCGCTCCTTCGCTCAAGCTGGTGATCGACACCATCGAGTTCTGCTCCAACGAGATGCCGCAGTATAACCCTGTTAGTATTAGCGGCTACCACATACGCGAGGCAGGCTCTACGGCTGCACAGGAGCTGGCGTTCACCATATACGATGGTATCACCTATGCCGAAGAGAGTATCAAGCGCGGGCTCGACAAGGATAAGTTCCTGCCACGTCTCAGCTTCTTCTTCAACGCACACAATGACTTCTTCGAGGAGATTGCGAAGTACAGGGCCGCTCGGAGGCTTTGGGCGCACCTGGTGCGTGACCGCTTCGGGTCCAACAACCCGCGCAGCATGTGGCTTCGATTCCATGCACAGACAGCGGGTTGCAGCTTGTACAACAAGCAGCCGTACGTCAATCTGATGCGTACCGCTTATCAGGCGATGGCAGCGGTGCTGGGTGGGTGTCAGTCGCTGCACACGAACAGCATGGACGAAACGCTGGGCCTCCCGACGGAAAACGCGGTCACCCTAGCATTGCGCACTCAGCAGGTGCTTGCATACGAGACCGGTGTGACTAACACGGTGGACCCGCTAGGTGGCAGTTACTTCATTGAGCGACTTACCAAGGACATCGAAGAAGAAGCGTGGGAGTACATACGTCGGATCGACGAGATGGGTGGCATTCTGCGTGCCATCGAGTCGGGGTATGTGCGACGGGAGATCGCCGACGCGGCCTATCGGGACAGCAAGCGCGTGAATGCTCAAGAGCGTATCGTTGTAGGTGTGAACGCCTTCGAGGAGGATCCCGGTCCACCCATCGAGATATTGAAGATCGAACAGGCAGCAGAAGACGAACAGGTGGAGCGGCTGCGGAAGGTGAAGGCCGAACGCAACCCCGCCGCCGTAGAAACCGCCCTGCAACGCATACGAGAAGCCGCCCGCGCAGGCGAAAACTTAATGCCCGCCCTGATCGAAGGGTGCAAGGCTTACCCGACGGTGGGCGAGATGGCACGAGCGATGGAGGATGTGTTCGGCAGGTACGATGGGGGGCCCCTATGGTAG
- a CDS encoding FAD-dependent oxidoreductase: MNYLRYYYPVPRKDPAPVVETDVCIYGATPAGIAAAIQTSRMGKRTVIAEFGRHVGGVTASGLGATDTGNKQAIGGIAREFYRRLGAYYRMEGEAWTFEPRIAELTFLRMLSVAGVEVRFEQRLRSVRMEGSRIVTVEMEDGSTYRAGVFIDATYEGDLMAKARVSYTVGRESNEQYGETLNGVQFGRPFHRFVRPVDPYVREGDPSSGLLWGVSGEHPGYHGEGDHRVQAYCFRMCLTRGPENRIPFTRPDDYDPRRYELLARYLSEGPQDVLYFSPGMPNDKTDVNNNGAFSTDNIGRNYEWPEGDYDTRERIFQDHVTYQRGLMWFLVSDPRVPESLRRRVSEWGLPRDEFQETGGWPHQLYVREARRMVSDYVMTEHDCLGTRIAPESIGLASYTMDSHNCQRYVDNGAAQNEGDVQVRVPGPYPVSYRAIVSPIGECTNLLVPVCLSASHIAFGSIRMEPVYMVLGQSAGAAACLALEAGAAVQEIRYDDLRLLLVEAGQVLDWPRD; the protein is encoded by the coding sequence ATGAACTACCTTCGCTACTACTACCCCGTACCTCGAAAGGACCCCGCGCCAGTCGTAGAGACAGACGTGTGCATCTACGGAGCTACCCCGGCGGGTATCGCCGCTGCCATTCAGACGAGCAGGATGGGCAAGAGGACGGTCATCGCGGAGTTCGGCAGGCACGTGGGTGGCGTGACGGCCAGCGGTCTCGGCGCGACGGATACCGGCAACAAGCAGGCCATCGGTGGGATCGCTCGCGAGTTCTATCGCCGGCTGGGGGCGTACTACCGCATGGAAGGCGAGGCATGGACCTTCGAGCCGAGAATTGCCGAGCTGACGTTCCTTCGTATGCTCTCCGTCGCAGGTGTGGAGGTGCGGTTCGAACAACGGCTGCGCTCGGTGCGGATGGAAGGCAGTCGCATCGTGACAGTCGAGATGGAAGATGGTAGCACCTACCGAGCGGGTGTGTTCATAGATGCTACCTACGAAGGCGACCTGATGGCGAAAGCGAGAGTGAGTTATACGGTCGGGAGAGAGTCCAACGAGCAGTATGGCGAGACGCTAAACGGTGTGCAGTTCGGGCGACCCTTCCATCGCTTCGTCCGCCCGGTGGACCCTTACGTGCGTGAGGGAGACCCTTCGAGCGGCTTGTTATGGGGCGTTTCGGGTGAACACCCGGGCTACCACGGCGAAGGCGACCATCGGGTACAAGCCTATTGCTTCCGCATGTGCCTAACACGTGGCCCAGAGAACCGCATCCCTTTCACCCGACCCGACGACTACGACCCGCGCCGATACGAACTGCTAGCACGTTACCTTTCGGAGGGACCTCAGGACGTGCTTTACTTCTCGCCTGGTATGCCGAACGACAAGACCGACGTGAACAACAACGGTGCTTTCTCTACGGACAACATCGGTCGAAACTACGAGTGGCCAGAAGGGGACTACGACACGCGCGAACGCATCTTCCAGGATCATGTCACCTATCAGAGGGGACTGATGTGGTTTCTTGTTAGTGATCCTCGCGTGCCCGAGTCGCTTCGCCGGCGAGTGAGTGAGTGGGGATTGCCGAGAGACGAGTTCCAGGAAACGGGCGGGTGGCCGCATCAGCTGTATGTCCGCGAGGCACGTAGGATGGTGTCGGACTACGTAATGACCGAGCATGACTGCTTAGGTACTCGCATCGCGCCGGAGTCGATTGGCCTCGCATCCTATACGATGGATTCGCACAACTGTCAGCGATACGTAGACAACGGGGCTGCGCAGAACGAGGGGGACGTGCAGGTGAGGGTGCCGGGACCCTACCCCGTGTCCTACCGCGCCATCGTTTCACCAATAGGAGAGTGCACGAACTTGCTAGTGCCGGTTTGCCTGTCGGCGTCCCACATCGCGTTCGGATCTATCCGCATGGAGCCCGTGTACATGGTGTTGGGGCAGAGTGCGGGAGCCGCGGCGTGCCTTGCGCTGGAGGCCGGCGCGGCCGTTCAAGAGATCCGCTATGACGATCTGCGCCTACTCCTTGTCGAGGCCGGCCAGGTTCTCGACTGGCCACGCGACTGA